tttattctGCTTGGAAAGATAAAAGGAAATTGAAGAGGGTGAAGAAATGTTACACTCCTTATACCgtaagttttttttcttttttcgttGAAACCTTATATCGTAAGTTTAATTTGAAGAGAATGCGCCTTCTCTACTGCTGTTGAAGCTTTTTTCTATTAATATGGAAGTCTCCCTTAATTTGAGTTGAGTTTGTGCTCTCTTTGTTTTTAGATTTAATAGTTGTGACCGACTCTTTTAGCTCTTCTCTTTGTTTTCTCTTCCTGGCGATTATCAAATCTGTTTAGCGGAGCTAAACTCTTGTGCTTCAATATGTATTTTTTGTTTATGAGCTTCTTGCCGCCGTGCATAGATGAAGGTCTTTGCTATTGGAAGAAGTTTCTGGTATCTGAGGAGGACAACTATCGGATTGGATTTCGGGTCAACTCAAGTATGGGAGctatattaaatttaagagctatgcctttttcttttaattcaaTGAATTACATCTtccgattaaaaaaaaaaaagtttaatttcaaaactgaaaagaaaataacaatGAGGGAATAAAAGGGGTAAGTTATATAAATTGTTCTTTAATTTTGTTGTACTTTCTAACATTTTTATTCGATTTTCCATTGATGCAAATGAAAATATATTCCTTTTactcaaaatcaaaatcaaactataaaaaataaaacatatacataacaaatATTTGGGAGAGTTAaaaaaagcatatgtttatataaatattaattttgtagttattattttttaattttaaattcatctaTTCTTATACGATAATGGTTATAAAGTTAATATTCAcataaattcataattttttgggccaaattttctttttaaggaaGACTGGTCTTTCCATAGCATCGAATTGTGCGAAGTCTACAAATAAATATTAAGTTTCAATTTTTGAATAACTTTAGCAACTTTAATGGAGGAGGAGCTCCGATAGTTATAGGCATtcctttgaaaaattatttttccaagGTTCACTTTTCCTTCATTGAAGCTCGAATGCTGTTGTAAGGGACAATAACGCTTGAAATTGGAATTTATTACGGTGAGAAACAAtgtgagaaaagaaaagaaaagaaaatggtgagaaaaatagaaaataataaagagaaaagtttaaaaaaaaagagaaagaaataacTATTATTTGGCAAATTAGGGTTTCATTGTTTTATGTGGTAAGAGATCAACTTTGTTATTCATAATTCAGTGGCCTCACTTTTTGAGGAATATAAAATTCTTAGCAGTGTAAAATTTCaaacaaatttatttttcttttcaattgtaTGGTTGGCACATAATGACAAAATCTTTAATGAAGAGGAGCCCCATGTCCTCTCGACATGTTTAATAATTTTGCAAAATCTGCAAAGTTTGTGTTTGGATGAGCATCTTATTATTACATTCCTCGCAGTCAAATTCTACAAGTCAAAGCTAAATCTATATCTTCGTGGGCATGGGCATGGGcaatgaattttctttcctttataTATGATGTCATTCCAAgtaacaataattaaaaaaaggaaaaattactgtttagtccctgaaatttaacgtaattaacacttttgtccctctattttggcgacccaacacttaagtccctcactttctcttccgtccaaattcgtagtccttccatccaaaatagccgtttggtcaaagagtcaaaggtgagaggtgaaatttttttccaaaaatgccCTTAATGAACTTATTAAAACTCCCTCAACCTGAAATCTCTCGatctttcttctctttcatatTCTCTCCATTTCTTTTTGCCCATTGttgattctcttttttttttttcctttctcttttccatctttttCTCCATCACGAATTTGATATTTGGTAGCACAGTaattatatatgaaattaaatCTTGTCAACTATCAAGACAATCACGTAAACCATCCAGATCTCACCATGGATTACAGGTGGGAAAAGACTTGGAAAGAAAATTTTCAACGTTGAGCAGAGAAAATTGTTGAGACAATCAGATGCAAATGAAAAGATGTCAAACAGTTTTGATCTAAcacaaaattgaaaatttcttGTTCTAATATTAAAACCCACATCACAAAAATAACCAAACACCAAAATCCAAACTCAAAAGTTACAACTTTCAGAGAATAACAgaacaaaagagaaaaaaaaacagCAATCACAGAGACccaaaattggaaaaaaaaagtgCTAGAAgctgaaaggaaaataaattgaaGAATAGAGTTGACACAAGAAAttacttgaaaatcaaagggagTTATCATTTTCCTTTCCTAAGGAAGAGAGAATCAAGGTCAATCCTGCAACAGAGAAGCTATATTGGCGAGATTGCAATCCCGCCATCTCGCACTCACAGCTTTTCCAACTTCTACTGGGTCTCCTCACACTATCCGCCATCCCGCACTCACAGCTTTTCCAACTTCTGCCGGGTCTCCTCACACTATCCGCCATCCCGCACTCACAATTTCCTAAAttagaaagaaaattataaaagaaatcaaGTTTCCATGGAACTTTCATCAAGTTTCCATGGAAATTTCAAGaattatttaatgatttttaaaacTCATTGAGAATAATGATTTCTAGAACTCATTGAGAATTTCaagaaatggagagaaaaaaagagagagggaAGGACTGagaggaaggagaagaaaaagagatgcgCGGAGAGGATAAAAGAAATAGAGATTATATGAGGGAGAAGAAGGATGGAGGGAAGAAATAGAAAATATATGAGGAAGAAGAAAGATGGAGGGAAGAAACAGAGAAGATACGAGGGAGAAGGATGGAGGGAAGAAACAGAAAAGATATGAAGTAGAAGAAGGGTTTAATAAGTTCATTAAGggcatttttggaaaaaattttcacctctcacctttgactctttgaccaaacggctattttggacggaaggactacgaatttggacggaagagaaagtgagggacttaagtgttgggttgccaaaatagagggacttaagtgttgggttgccaaaatagagggacttaagtgttaattacgttaaatctcagggactaaaaagtaattttcccttaaaaaaaaatcaagtgtagagtaaaatttaatattggagccttttttaaattttgggtTTCTATTTcatgtcattttttttttctctttatttttatcccAACCACTGGGTAAAAtggaatatttaaaaaaaaaaaaaaaaaaactttttggcATTAAAGAATAAAATGTGAAGGTGTGGTCACGATCAAGTCAATCCTGGCAATCTCAATAGGGAAATCTTTAAGTGGAACCCACAGGGTGAAACGTGTATGGACTAGCCCAATTTAGCACTGCCCCAAACTTTACAGACTGTGTTGCATTAAATGAAGCATGGACATGATTCTTCACATCTCCATTACCTATCAAATAGGAcgactttttattattattattatttttttttcattgttttccttttttatataaaaaataatgattgCATTCTTAGCTAGAAATTCTCTAATGATTGCTTGTAATGAGATTCAATTACATTTTAGTGTGTATTAATTAGATTCATTTGGAAAGTTCAATTATGtaataattgattaaaaaaattattgtaataataatttagttattgTGTTTCTCATATTTAAGTTATTTCATTAATTCTCTGTCAAGTTAAAAGGaatatcataataaaataaaaaatgaatatttaaatttttaaaataaattactttctAGTCTATATATTAcgtaaattttgattaatttaatactTAAGTCATTTATCCAAATTTTCCTACGGATATTTCAATAATTTCATAGATAATTGACCAAAGAATTAGATGGAAAGACttttaaatagtaattaatATGAAAGCAAATGAATGAGAAGAGCCCACCTTCTATTGGAAGGAAAATCTTTGGTAGCATGATAATATGCGTGAAGATTATTAGAATGTGAAGTGATGAGTAGGCATTGGAGCAGAGATTTTACGTAGATATTGCAGAAAATAATCGAGAATATTTGATCTCACTCTCCAAAAAAGAGCGTGGAAAGCACGCATATTTCATGCAGGATAAGCTGGACGTAACATAAAAACCTGCAAGGCACAGGTCAGAGATTACGTGGAAAATGCATGCAAATTACTTGAGACAGGACAGTGTTGTACACGACCTTTCTAACTGCGTGTGGATATAGTACAGCAATCATATTCTGTACACTTGCTTTTCCATAAAGAGGAAAACAGTGGGCAGGGGAGAGCGGATCGACTCTCTCCACAGACTACACAGGATATCTGATCTTCTTCGGTCTCATCATTATCTCTCTCTCGAGctctttattatataataataataaatactatTATTATAATACTATTATTTCAGTTCTTGCACATAGCTAGCAGAATCACAGAGGATTCTTCTTAATCAAAAATCATTTCAATACACCTGGATTGGGGCCCCCTTCAGTCTTCCCACGTGTACACCCTATCCCTCACACGTGCCACAAccctctctccctctcttttcAATTTGCAGCTTTTAACTCGAGCTCCCATGCCCTATTTGAATGCAACATCTAAGGAGCAGGCACTTTCATTCACTGCTCTCTCTTTCTCGCAcacatttttcttcttttaatacAAGCAGCCAGTGATTCCATACTGATTGGAATCGTTGCAGGCATTTTCTCATGCACAAAAACAGCAAATAAGCGACCTATTCACCGTAACTGAAATACGGAGTcacagagaaagagagagagagagagagagagagcgagagagTGAAGTTTAAGTAGGTGGTACGACTATAAACACTGCTAAACAGGAAGAGAAGCTAATTTTAGAGAAAAACAACTCATGGAGAATGGCGGTAACTTGTACACTGCTCACAACAATCGTAGCAGGGGGCAGAATAGCGCTAATGCCAATCTTGTTTGGGATATGTGGGAGACTAATTCTTCAAGAATTGACTGGGGTAATTCTAGCAATGGCACCGCCTTTTTCACCTCCGCCATCGCCTCCGCAACCACCTCTGCTGCGGAGACTATCTGTTCCACGCACCCAGGAGCCGCTTCAGCACAAGCGCTGCTGTTTCCGCATCAGAGTCTGTACCACCAACACGACCACCACTATCAGCAGTTCTCCCTTTATGGCGGAGAAGGCTCCCACTTCCACCCTGACCCGCATCTTATGTGCTTGAAGCTGGGAAAGCGCCACTACTTCGAAGATAATATCCCCGTGGGTGACCGACATTTAGGCTTTTCTGTAGGCAAAAGAGGCAAACCCTACTATAGCGTGGTGGGTGGTCATGCGGGACCATCCTCATCGGCGGTGGGTGGGGTGGGTTCTGCGGCAAACGTGGCTAGGTGTCAGGTGGAGGGTTGCCAAGTAGCGTTGGTGAACGCCAAGGATTATCACAGGAGACATAAAGTTTGTGAGATGCATTCCAAGGCTCCCAAAGTAATCGTTCTAGGGCTAGAGCAGCGGTTCTGTCAACAGTGCAGTAGGTAACGTTAATAGTTACCCACCGCTCTTTTATTTGTTTGAATTGCAGTAGTTCCATCAAATAAAGAGAAATGATTATTTTTCCTTTCATTTCAttcctttattattattgttgtgcATGCTATATATTGAACAAATTTCTAAGGCAAAAAGTAAAGTAGGCTGATAGCGGGGTTTCTGGGGATAGGTTTCATGTAATTTCAGAATTTGATGACTCAAAGAGGAGCTGTAGAAGGAGACTGGCTGGTCACAACGAGCGAAGAAGAAAGAGTGCTCACGATTCTGTTTCCAGGAACTCTTGTCAAGGTATATATCttttgttttatttgtttttggtaaacatacatttcttttCAAGTCAATACgcacatttattttttaataatattaattattcagTTCATTAACAGTTGGGTAAATTATATATGTTGGGGATGTGAATCCCAAGAAAGACATATCCTTTGTCTGCTTTTTAATAATAGACTGGTTGAAAGCAAGTCCTTTGCTTtcctcaaaaaaataaaaataaaaataaaaataaaaaagcaagCTAAGTCCTTTCTGCTTGTAATCAAGCATTTGAATACGTACACATTCAATTTAGCTTGTGATCATTCACTCTCTCCCAGTTATATATATAATGCAATTATTTGAGGATAATACACAATTAATCTGCTGCCTCAAATAGAACAAACTTGTCATGAATTGGTATTGAAAATGATAATCGGAGAGTAAAACAGAAGTCTGCTCTAGTTAATGTTTGGGATTCCTCCCATTTCAATGGAAGTTATTAGAACTGTAAAAGGAAAAATCAAATTGCTCATATTGGAAACCCCTTAATAGAAATGACTTTTGAATTACTGCAAGCAGACGTTCGTTGGCTTAGTTTTGACTCTTAAATTATTGCATTGAGTTAGAAATTCAGCCCTTAAATTATCAGCTTGTTTCCTAATAGCATTACATAAATTATGtcgagaaattaaataaaaaaaaaaaaagttaaacttAATGAAGCATTTGGTCAATTTCTTCCTCAACAGACAAGCTGATGGCAGGGAGCTTTCCATATTTAGCATCACCAGCAGACCGTGCTCTCTCTCTTCTGTCATCTAAGGCTGATTCTTGGGTAAATTCATCTGATCTTTCTTCAAGATCCAGCGCTGCATTGCGTGAACTCATTGCAGAAAATCGTGCTGCCATCTTGGCTAGGCAGCTGTTCCATGAACGACACCTGCAACACAATGCAATGGAAGACTTAGGTGATCATTCCCAATCCAGTTTCATCCCTCATCATAATCAAATTTTAGCTGATGCAAACAATTGGGAGCGCTTCCATGACACTGGAACACAACTTACTTTGGACCTAATGCAGGCTCCAACGTCAGCGTTCGGGTTCTTGTCTGCGAGAGGGAAAAACAGcaaggaagaggaagaagaatgtTCTGAGTTATGGAACACTTGGGCAGGAGCCCATGTAGTTTAAACTACCACTTTCTTTCATGGATATTCTTTTCGTTGTGCGTTTTTAAGCATACTTGAACTGCTAAGTCTTATTTAATTCTTTCATCGCaggaatatttttttcttaaagaaaATCTAATTTGTCTCTAATTTTTGTACAATAAGCATAAGGATTGATTCAACAATGTAGAATTTCGTTTGTTAATGTATTCGGAAGAATTTAGGTTTGGGAACAAACATATCAAAACTCAACTGTTCGGAAATGGAGTTCCATGTGCATTGCTATAGTTACCAGCTATAATTTGTTTAAGTGCAACCCACTGTTTAAAAGTGCCCAAGTATTTGTCTGATTTGTTCTATCGttctctaaaatttttaaaaaatttaattacaaaCTCTTCAAACTATAAAtacatttgataaaaaaaactaattaaattatatttttatttgattcttCAATTAaaagcttctttttttttcgatTTAGTTATTttcatcaaattaaaaaaattaaaaaccaatAGATATTTTGATTTACAATCCTTGAGTTTATGATTTTTTTGAGGGGATTTAATACATAGTTTAGCAATTTATAGTATGTCTAAAgagaaaattatagaaattaaaaagaccaaaaaAAGCCGAACCAACAAacgaaattgaattttttaggttATACTCGGTAGAATTTAACCCATACTTCAATTTGGTTTGGTTAATACTATATTTTAGTTCGAAAATCCAATTATGttgatttaaattcaaaatcaaatggatCAATTGTATGCACCTACCTGATAGTGGAGGATGTGTCGATGGTCTAGTTCATCATGACGACGTTAAGGTCTAGAATCTTTTGATAGTTTTCATTTTTTGAAAGCTAAGCAAAGATAGAGCAAAAATACTGACTTTGGTTGTGCTAAACATGTTAAAAAGGTAGGTCGTGGTACAGATTGATGAAGGGGAGACCCATTAATTTGGATGAAAAATGGCAGATGTGTGCAGGAGAGATTCTGCATGGCTTAAACAGCTCAGCATTTTATccacatataaatataaaattctattacatctattattataatttaaaaagatactaatttcaattaataaattgaattgcacttaattaaaacaatacatcatatatcaaatatttcataaataacTTACCAAGTGgagtaattaaaataatctaTCCATGCATATAAAAGTTAGTTTAATGATagcaattaataaaataaaataattctgaaaAAAATCACGTTTATTAGTCCATTTTTTAGAAggctaaacattttattaataaaaatttaatatttcaaattttaaaaaatttaaaatttgtttagTTGGATTCGTAAGaaagataataaatataaatatctctTTAAAGAATCGTCATCACCAAAACAGAAGGAAATCACAATCCCATATATCACTAAATATGTCAGTATCCATTAGTACAAAGAAAATTGAAGATTTTCTACCAAACACCAAGTCTAGAGCCATGAGAGAGTGAGGAGCAAAATCAATGAAGGTAAAATAAGGCGTGCTCTTTGGTAACCTAATAGTGCCTTTCAAATCTTGATCCCCATGTACCAATATTGAGCTAAGGGAAATAGGGAAGAATCATTAATATGGAGTCCAAACACCTACGTGCAAATGAAAACACAACCTAAAAAACAAGTATTATCTGCGTACTGAGAAAAAATAGTCATATACCTGCCAACTACCGCTTAGAGGAAACCCACACTCCGAACCATGAGAAAAAAAAGACATCGAGCACTCTTCCTAGAATTCTGTCTCTAGAAAGTCTGGAACTCACTCTCTACTCTACTCTACTCTACTCTACTCTCTCCCTCAGTATATAGGTGGCTATTTGAGGTTTGAACCAGGTGTTTGCAGAATGGCTTCTTTCCGCAAAATGATCACAGAAATGGGTAAGCGTTATCAAATCATCGATTGTCTTTTCAAAAACAGTATTATCTGCGTACACATTGTATGATTTTTGGAAGCATTCTTATACGGCCACTTCTTTGTACAcctaattatgaaataaatagcAATATTGAATCTGTTTCTTTTTCCCCCAATATTCCAGTAATTTGAAGTCATATTAATGAATTATTATAATGTATATGAAGTTTGCTTTATTTACAAAGCACTTGcttgtatttaatatttttatttttaatatataaaataaataatttatgataTAAGAATAAAGCGCTCACTTTTACGATTTAAAGATACTTGTTTCCAAATTTTAAAGCACTCCACTCTCGCTTCTAATTTGATAGTGGTTTCGATTTCAACCGACATGAAAAGGGCTGGGCCCACACCAATCAAAAAATTTCATACTAAAAATAAATgtcaaatatatattatatatctgTTCGTAATTAAGGATTAAATGAGAAAGCTAGTTAAACGTCATCTGAAGAGCAGATGGAGTTATCTATTTGTCTTCATGTTAATTTGTCGCTGAGCTAATAACTCAAAAGCCTGAGGAAATTTAATTCACAatgtagaaaattattttttagaggaAAAAACACATGCCCTCCTCCATAATATACCACTATCATACCACATTTCAATATATCTTTCCGTTTCTTTCTTCTGTTCTGTTGGAtattctttaattaattaaatctcatTCTTTCACTACTTTCTTCATTAAACTTCTGCTTCCACAGCTtacaaatttaaaagttaagttATGAAAGAGGCCGTATCTCGAACTATCATGAGCGCCTTTTTTATACGTAttgattttatttcaaaaaaaaaaaaaaaaaccaatctATATTCCTATGTATAAATCAGTTTTATTTCTATGTGACAATTATTTTTCTGAAGAAGAAGTTTAAGAACATTATACATACTAGGGCACGTTTATCTCTCGTAGCAGGTGCAGGCTCGTGGGTAGAATCCAGCCCCACGGCAGTCAGCAGCAAGCAAAGGCCGAAGGTTGAAAGGCTGAAAGGACAGAGGTGAAGAAACAGTGATCACGTGGAATGCACGTGAACCCCCTGAAAAAGCCACATCTCGCAAGATCAGGCCCAACCCCACAATATCAGGCAAGACTAGCCTAAAGGGAGCCTCCACGTGCAGGGGTTTGAAAAGTAATCCTCCATCAACAGGGGGCATCTGAGTTAGGAGTTGCATTTAAAAGAGGATGGGCTCCACATTCCCTCTATCACCAGCAACTGTAGGACCCAGCATTTATGATAGATTAAAGGAAAAAGGATACTTGGGGGGACCCACTAAACTGGCGATTGGGGAGCTATGCCCAACGCTGCACTTGTTCCACGAGGCACTCCTATTTCCACCTTTCACTTTCACTATCCCTACATATCTCCAACCTTCCGTCCCTGCCTCGCCTCCTCTGCCCACGTCACCACATTTATTTTCTCAATATTCTAATTTCCCCCTCAAACCACAATTAcgcatttattaaaaaataattaaaaattaaaattgtgaaaTTGCAAATATTAAAGTGATGGATTTTAATGAATACATAGTGTAAGGGACCGAGCAGGGGGACAACAATTTGAGGTGAAAGGTACGAGACAGAGACCTTTCTCCAAACATTTTAATTAGAGATATGATCCAAGCGACTAGATTTTTGTTTGCTTACTTTAAGGAAATATCAAATTTACAGATGGAAGAATGGTACCATTCATTTGAATTCGAATTCCTAAAGCTTTTAACGTTGGTTTTCTTCTGGCTGAAACCTTAAATCTCCAGGGAAAATTAAAGTAGCCTCAAGAAATTTTGCCCCTTCAACCCTGTGGCTATCCATCTGTAATATTCAGTGTGGGCCATATGGAAGCTTATTGCTCTAAGGCATCGACGTGATGTGAAAATTTGAGCCACCTTAAAACTCTGCAAGAAATATTGGCAGCTTCAATAATGTCATTACCAATATCATATATCTGAAAGACGAAAGGAAGGAGATGAAACAAAGGAAATTAAAATACTTAGCTTGTCGGTGAATGGACTAGAAACATTTATACGAAATTTCCGGCTGCTGTTTTCATCTCAACACTTTTGTGTATTGCATCATCATCAGGTGGAAGTTTCTTAAGACATTGCTCCACCCATCGCAGATTTGGATTCACTCGATATATATACCATGAAAATTTCTCATTTTCTGGAAAAACAAGAACAATCTCACCAAAAAAAACAAATCTTGTTTTTGTTTGTCTTCTCCTCTGTGAACCCAGAAAAGACTCAAATCTTATTAATTGTTTTTCGTCCAAGAAAGTCTTAAATATGAACATAAGCATGTATAATCGGAACGAAACTTAATTATAAAGAGTCGAAGGACCCACAATTAAATTTCCAGGAAGTTGCATGGAGGTGTACGAATCATTACAaggaataattataataataatacataacCTAacacattaatattttttttataaattttattatcctCATGGATTCATACATTAGGTCTCATTTGATTGATGTAAATGtgtaagaaaaaaaacaaaCCTGGGATTTCAGCATCCACCTTTTTAGCCATCAATTGTTACACAGTGAGAGCAACTTTTGTCTGAGGATGTAATACGAGATGTCCATTCGAGTCACAATCATCAAGAAGTTACGTATTAGGGAGGAAATTAATggggaaaaagaagaaggagaagaaaaggaAACCAAAATGGAAACCTATAAAAAGCATATTTGCAAGAATATGTCAAGCTAAATTCTCTAATTACATGATATATAAGATCATAAAGATCCCAAGTATAGCTATTAGAGTAACTAATTCAGGAATTATTTCTATCTAGCAATCCCTCGGCAATGCTTGTATAAATatcaatctattaattatttccACTTCCTTGTAACATAGAGACACCATTACTAATTAAAATCCTTCACTAAACTATGCTATATTGTCAATGGAGCTAATAAATGAACATGTAGGTTCATATGGGGTATTTTCATTTACCGTCTTTCAATTTATTACGCtattttctcaaatttaatttgtatcataaaaatttataatttaaaaatcattaaattacatttaaatGTCATTCAATTTCATTTGACCGGTTATTAATAagttacatattttttttatcattatttatcgACCAAACAAATGTACTAAAATtatctcttaaatttttttatatcataacaatttaatatataaatatgtttttTATTGCAATGTGCTTAACAATAATCTAAGATCGGttgttttattttactaatataaataaaaagtaaaaaaataatcctACTAATTAGTGTTTGAATACAATTTACTAATGTAaagtaatatataattaaaattttatcacactaaaataaaataaaattcgatTAGATGTAATGAATTCATTGTACAATAATCTCAAATggaattatgaaattttaagctaatataaataaaaaagaaataactaaaaaattaaattttagttataaagCATCCATATAAGTTGAAGTACGAAAAGTGAAATTTAGACATAACTTAAAAAGTAAATAGGTAAGTTGCAAAAATTTTAATACTACTTCATTGAAATTCGAAGGTTTTTATCATACAAATTGAAATAtggattattagaaaaaaaaaattgcatggAGCTGTTTATTAAAAACCAAAGATGAGAACTTTTCAGTGGTCTGTACTAGATTATTCTttcattaaacataaaatatataCTAGTGCTAATTCAACTCCGAATGAAAGCAGTTGCCACAAGTTCAGATGCACAACCAAGACTTTCACTTGATAATAAGATATAACATTACTAGCCACGACAAGCTTTCCAGCAATAGCAGGATTTTCACAATTACGAAACTACACTGATTTTACTCTCAGTTTAATTCGGTAGAAAGCCAAAGATGATGAAGTATATATATAGGAGACAACTTGGCAGCTTCATGTCTTGGCTAAATATTCCCAGAAAATTCGTATTATGTGATAATTAATATGCTTGTTACGTGTCCACTGTGCTAACTGCTAAGCTTTTGGTTGGGGAAATTCCTGGAGCAGACACGAGGGTAATAATGCAATTCCCTTAAGTGATAATAGTCCTGCACTCTCGTGCCTACCAGTCCCATTTCTGATACAAAACAGTCTCTTTTATCGGAAAAtgtccaatttttttttttttttaacgccgtaaaataatttaagttattaatatttttaggtGCAATGAATGTATGTACCACATCATTTACAACAAAAACtagatatttataaatatatatatatatataattagttgATAATAATCCATTTTGATGTTATAAAATAACACCAATTCAAGGGTGAACATTGAAATTTAAGAAAACGAAAATGAAAATGAACATGAAAATTAGACGTAAACACTATGTTACTGCTCTCTTGAATTTCAGTGGCACTACTACCCACTTGAGAAAAACAGTGAGCTTGATGATGCTGAGGAAGAAGATGGAGTAGCTTGATATGTTCTTTGCTTGAAACAATCCAAAAACATTCGAGGTGGGGATACTGCCACAGTCACTGAAGACGACGGATTATGAACCCCAGAATCCGGTGGAGACCCTGTTAGTTATATGCatgtaaaaattcagaaaaaaaaaacagaagaaaacAATAAATTCAATTTCTTATCGCATTTTTCATTTGTGCATGACTGTATATAGCCAGTTTGTAATGCAATAAACAAGAATTTTGCTCACTTGTGAGATTCTCAGAGGAAGAATTGCGGGCACTTTCCGTCTGTGACTTGTGAGTTTCTTGATTTATCTGGTGTGATTTTCGCCGGCGGCGGTTATGATCCGCCAATCTCTTTCTGCAACTGCGCTT
The sequence above is a segment of the Manihot esculenta cultivar AM560-2 chromosome 5, M.esculenta_v8, whole genome shotgun sequence genome. Coding sequences within it:
- the LOC110615140 gene encoding squamosa promoter-binding-like protein 7 — its product is MENGGNLYTAHNNRSRGQNSANANLVWDMWETNSSRIDWGNSSNGTAFFTSAIASATTSAAETICSTHPGAASAQALLFPHQSLYHQHDHHYQQFSLYGGEGSHFHPDPHLMCLKLGKRHYFEDNIPVGDRHLGFSVGKRGKPYYSVVGGHAGPSSSAVGGVGSAANVARCQVEGCQVALVNAKDYHRRHKVCEMHSKAPKVIVLGLEQRFCQQCSRFHVISEFDDSKRSCRRRLAGHNERRRKSAHDSVSRNSCQDKLMAGSFPYLASPADRALSLLSSKADSWVNSSDLSSRSSAALRELIAENRAAILARQLFHERHLQHNAMEDLGDHSQSSFIPHHNQILADANNWERFHDTGTQLTLDLMQAPTSAFGFLSARGKNSKEEEEECSELWNTWAGAHVV